One genomic segment of Bacteroidota bacterium includes these proteins:
- a CDS encoding DUF1731 domain-containing protein, with the protein VFKFRIGVVLSNQGGALQKMLKPIRAGFGAFLGSGKQYIPWIEISDLARVFLFAIEKKLANSVYNAVAPDFITNSDFTKILANKLSRHLFLPNIPVFILKLFMGEMSSILLYGSRVSAKSITSEGFDFVYQKLDDIPISGK; encoded by the coding sequence AAGTATTCAAATTTCGCATAGGTGTTGTTCTTTCCAATCAGGGAGGAGCACTTCAGAAGATGTTAAAACCAATTCGAGCAGGATTTGGTGCTTTTTTAGGAAGTGGAAAGCAATACATCCCCTGGATAGAAATAAGTGATCTTGCCCGTGTTTTTCTTTTTGCAATCGAAAAAAAATTGGCCAATTCGGTCTATAATGCTGTGGCTCCTGATTTTATAACAAACAGTGATTTTACCAAAATATTAGCTAATAAACTTTCCCGGCATTTGTTCTTGCCTAATATTCCGGTTTTTATTCTAAAGCTATTTATGGGTGAAATGTCCTCCATCCTTTTATATGGTAGTCGAGTGTCAGCTAAAAGTATTACTTCAGAAGGCTTTGATTTTGTGTATCAAAAGCTGGATGACATTCCTATTTCAGGCAAATAG